One genomic window of Parabacteroides pacaensis includes the following:
- a CDS encoding glycosyltransferase family 4 protein, with the protein MKILYFHQHFTTPALGGATRSYEFARRLIERGHSVTMVCGEMAKLNLPETKMKNVYQGDVDGINVIQIALPYSNNDGIAKRAMTFLKFAWKGIHLALYEDYDLLFATSTPLTAGIPGIVMKWFRKKAFVFEVRDLWPELPKALGMKNPFLLWGMSLLEKWSYRKADACIGLSPGICEGIAKRSQKGKKIVMIPNGCDLGIFYPGKRADLNLEGIKETDKVAVFTGAHGIANGLNAVLDAAVELKRMKRNDIVLVFIGDGKTKKSLMQRVEREGLNNCRFFDPMAKNELNKVMASADIGMMILANVPAFYYGTSPNKFFDYISSGLPVFNNYPGWLADIITKNNCGLSVPPEDAKAFALGLIKLADHLELRAEYGKNARLVAEKEFDRDMLAHRFASFLEKTVSLC; encoded by the coding sequence ATGAAAATACTTTATTTTCACCAACATTTTACAACTCCAGCTTTGGGAGGAGCAACACGCTCTTATGAGTTTGCCCGGCGTTTGATAGAACGGGGGCATTCCGTGACGATGGTGTGTGGAGAAATGGCTAAGTTGAATCTTCCGGAGACAAAAATGAAAAATGTGTATCAGGGAGATGTAGACGGTATAAATGTGATACAAATAGCACTGCCTTATTCAAATAACGATGGGATAGCCAAACGGGCAATGACTTTTCTGAAGTTTGCTTGGAAAGGTATTCACCTTGCTTTATATGAGGACTACGATTTGCTGTTTGCAACCTCCACTCCATTAACTGCCGGTATTCCAGGTATTGTAATGAAATGGTTTCGGAAAAAGGCTTTTGTTTTTGAGGTACGGGATTTGTGGCCAGAATTACCAAAGGCTTTGGGTATGAAAAATCCTTTTTTGCTGTGGGGAATGAGTTTATTGGAAAAATGGAGTTATCGGAAGGCAGATGCTTGTATCGGTTTATCTCCGGGGATATGTGAGGGAATAGCAAAACGCAGCCAAAAAGGTAAAAAAATCGTGATGATACCGAATGGTTGTGATTTAGGTATTTTTTATCCGGGGAAGCGGGCTGATCTGAATTTAGAGGGAATAAAAGAAACGGATAAAGTAGCGGTTTTTACCGGAGCCCATGGCATTGCCAATGGTTTGAATGCTGTGCTGGACGCTGCTGTAGAGTTGAAAAGGATGAAAAGGAACGATATTGTCCTGGTTTTTATAGGGGATGGAAAAACTAAAAAGAGTTTAATGCAAAGGGTGGAAAGGGAAGGATTAAACAATTGTCGCTTTTTTGATCCGATGGCTAAAAATGAATTGAATAAGGTTATGGCTTCTGCTGATATAGGTATGATGATATTGGCTAATGTTCCAGCTTTTTATTATGGTACGTCCCCGAATAAATTTTTCGACTACATCTCTTCGGGATTGCCTGTTTTCAATAATTACCCGGGTTGGTTAGCCGATATTATTACAAAGAATAATTGTGGTTTGTCCGTACCCCCCGAAGATGCAAAAGCGTTTGCCTTGGGTTTAATAAAATTAGCCGATCACCTCGAATTGAGGGCAGAGTACGGTAAAAATGCTAGGTTGGTAGCAGAAAAAGAATTTGATCGGGACATGCTGGCGCATCGCTTTGCTTCATTTTTGGAAAAAACAGTTTCTTTGTGTTGA
- a CDS encoding sugar transferase: protein MYSHFFKRAIDFVFVFGVLVAIWPILLLITLWLHFANKGAGAFFLQERPGKNGKMFRVVKFKTMTDARDANGKLLPDAERLTSIGKFIRSTSLDELPQLINVLKGDMSLIGPRPLLPEYLPLYSKEQARRHEVRPGITGWAQVNGRNAISWQKKFALDVWYVDHVSFPLDLKIMFLTVKKVLKREGINSQSSSTMESFTGNK from the coding sequence ATGTACTCTCATTTTTTTAAGCGAGCAATCGATTTTGTCTTTGTGTTTGGTGTGTTGGTTGCTATCTGGCCGATACTACTTTTGATTACATTATGGCTGCATTTTGCCAATAAAGGGGCTGGTGCATTTTTCTTGCAGGAACGGCCCGGAAAGAATGGAAAAATGTTTCGGGTAGTCAAGTTTAAAACAATGACAGATGCACGGGATGCTAATGGCAAATTGCTGCCGGATGCGGAACGCTTGACTTCGATCGGTAAATTTATCCGCTCAACTTCTCTGGATGAGTTACCTCAGTTAATCAATGTATTAAAAGGGGATATGTCTTTAATAGGTCCTCGTCCTTTGTTACCGGAATATTTGCCTCTTTATTCCAAAGAACAAGCCCGAAGGCATGAGGTGCGACCGGGGATTACTGGTTGGGCCCAGGTGAATGGTCGGAATGCTATTTCATGGCAGAAAAAATTTGCATTGGATGTATGGTATGTAGACCATGTGTCTTTCCCTTTAGATTTAAAAATAATGTTTTTGACAGTAAAGAAAGTGTTGAAAAGAGAAGGAATTAATTCTCAGTCAAGTAGTACGATGGAATCATTTACCGGAAATAAATAA
- a CDS encoding NeuD/PglB/VioB family sugar acetyltransferase encodes MKDIAIYGAGGFGREVACLIRNINKEKQVWNLIGFFDDGKDISYSTEYGSVLGGIDELNKFTQPLDIVVAIGNPKTVENVISSINNPLIGFPNVISPDVTFLDANNFSMEKGNIICSHCWISCNVHIGSFNTMNVGVTVGHDSIIGNYNSFMPAVKISGAVCIGDHNFFGVSSCVLQQIKIGQNTIVGANSLIIRSTKDEGTYLGNPAVKITY; translated from the coding sequence ATGAAGGATATAGCAATATATGGAGCTGGTGGTTTTGGACGGGAAGTGGCTTGTTTAATTAGGAATATTAATAAAGAGAAGCAGGTCTGGAATCTAATTGGCTTTTTTGATGATGGAAAAGATATTAGTTATTCAACAGAATATGGTAGCGTACTTGGAGGAATAGACGAACTAAATAAATTTACTCAACCTTTAGATATTGTCGTAGCAATTGGCAATCCGAAAACTGTAGAAAATGTAATAAGTTCGATAAATAATCCCTTGATAGGTTTTCCTAATGTGATATCTCCTGATGTAACATTTCTTGATGCTAATAATTTTTCTATGGAAAAAGGAAATATAATTTGTTCCCATTGTTGGATTAGCTGTAATGTACATATAGGTAGTTTTAATACAATGAATGTAGGAGTGACAGTGGGACATGATTCTATTATTGGTAACTACAACTCGTTTATGCCTGCTGTGAAAATTTCCGGAGCCGTATGTATCGGAGATCATAATTTTTTTGGTGTTTCTTCTTGTGTATTACAACAAATAAAAATAGGACAAAATACGATTGTAGGTGCTAACAGTTTGATAATTAGAAGTACAAAGGATGAAGGCACTTACCTTGGTAATCCTGCTGTAAAAATAACATATTAA
- a CDS encoding acyl carrier protein has translation MDLMDFVEKFAEQFEETEKSIFTSNTCFKELEEWSSLISLSVIAMVDEEYGVRIKGDDIKQARTIEDLFQVINKRL, from the coding sequence ATGGATTTAATGGATTTTGTTGAAAAGTTTGCAGAACAATTTGAAGAAACGGAAAAGAGTATATTTACTTCCAACACATGTTTTAAAGAGCTGGAAGAATGGTCTTCATTAATATCGTTAAGTGTTATTGCAATGGTGGATGAAGAATATGGAGTTCGCATTAAAGGCGATGATATCAAGCAAGCAAGAACAATAGAAGATTTGTTCCAAGTGATAAATAAACGTTTATAA
- a CDS encoding SDR family NAD(P)-dependent oxidoreductase has translation MYNPFSLQGKSILVTGASSGIGRAVAIECSKMGAKLILSARNKERLHETSTSLINSEIHRIIPADLTDNDVLSDMMYLIDSPLDGIVHCAGITNPKPFSFISSEDISKMMKINFEAPVMLTQHLLKRKKITSGGSIVFISSISGVYISSVGGSLYSASKGAIHGIVKAMALELASKSIRVNCINPGMIDTNIFKEGIITKEQLVEDSKRYPLRRHGKPEEVAYAAIYLLSAASQWVTGTNIVIDGGYTLL, from the coding sequence ATGTATAATCCATTTTCTTTACAAGGTAAATCCATTTTAGTAACGGGGGCTTCTTCGGGAATAGGGCGTGCTGTTGCGATAGAATGTTCTAAAATGGGGGCTAAGTTGATTTTGTCTGCTCGTAATAAAGAACGTCTGCATGAAACTTCTACATCCTTAATAAATAGTGAAATTCACAGGATTATACCTGCTGATTTAACTGATAATGATGTTTTATCAGATATGATGTACTTGATAGATAGTCCCTTGGATGGTATAGTGCATTGTGCAGGCATTACAAATCCTAAGCCTTTCTCTTTCATATCCTCGGAAGACATTTCGAAGATGATGAAAATAAACTTTGAAGCTCCGGTTATGCTTACCCAACATCTTTTAAAAAGGAAGAAAATAACTAGCGGAGGATCTATCGTTTTTATATCTTCTATTTCCGGAGTGTATATATCTTCAGTGGGAGGTAGTTTGTATTCAGCTTCAAAAGGGGCAATCCATGGAATAGTAAAGGCCATGGCGTTAGAATTGGCATCCAAATCTATTCGGGTAAATTGCATTAATCCGGGAATGATTGATACTAATATTTTTAAAGAAGGAATTATAACAAAGGAACAATTAGTGGAAGATTCAAAACGTTATCCGTTAAGAAGACATGGAAAACCGGAGGAGGTTGCTTATGCTGCTATTTATTTATTGTCTGCAGCCAGTCAGTGGGTTACAGGTACTAACATAGTAATTGATGGAGGATATACTTTATTATGA
- a CDS encoding 3-oxoacyl-ACP synthase III family protein: MKMEKAYIKDIAYYLPEKVVTNEDIVHDFPAWSVDKIASKVGVNKRHIAIAGETATDLAIKAAENLFSRGKVSKENIDYILFCTQSPDYFLPTSACIIQNKLGLRRDIGALDFNLGCSGYVYGLSLAKGLICAGIASNVLLLTGETYNKYLHPKDKGNRTIFGDGASATVISGSGIAEIGQFSLGTDGSGADNLIVKCGGMRCPDKQNNVEFDENGNPVSSDYLYMNGSEIFTFTLDNVPPLIEDVLIRNQMEKDAVDLFVFHQANKYMLDFLRKKIKIASERFYYCLSEYGNTVSNTIPIALRNAIDDKTICNKSHVVIAGFGVGYSWGGTILHFDE; the protein is encoded by the coding sequence ATGAAAATGGAAAAAGCTTATATAAAAGATATAGCCTATTATTTGCCTGAGAAAGTAGTAACAAATGAAGATATAGTTCATGATTTCCCGGCGTGGAGTGTCGATAAGATTGCGTCAAAAGTAGGCGTTAATAAAAGGCATATTGCAATTGCCGGTGAAACAGCAACGGATTTAGCGATAAAAGCTGCTGAAAATCTTTTTTCACGAGGAAAAGTAAGTAAGGAGAATATTGATTACATTTTGTTTTGTACCCAGAGTCCGGATTATTTTTTACCAACGTCGGCATGTATAATTCAAAATAAATTGGGACTGAGAAGAGATATTGGAGCTTTAGATTTTAATTTAGGATGTTCCGGATATGTATATGGACTATCCTTGGCTAAGGGACTAATTTGTGCAGGAATAGCTTCCAATGTATTACTGTTGACGGGAGAAACCTATAATAAGTATCTTCATCCTAAAGACAAAGGCAATAGAACGATTTTTGGGGATGGTGCATCGGCCACGGTTATTAGTGGAAGCGGGATTGCTGAGATTGGGCAATTCTCTTTAGGGACTGACGGAAGTGGAGCGGATAACTTAATTGTTAAATGCGGAGGAATGCGTTGTCCGGATAAACAAAATAATGTAGAATTTGATGAAAATGGCAATCCTGTTTCTTCTGATTATCTTTATATGAATGGAAGTGAGATATTTACTTTTACGTTAGATAATGTGCCTCCTTTAATAGAGGATGTTTTGATAAGGAATCAAATGGAAAAAGACGCAGTGGATTTATTTGTTTTTCACCAGGCAAATAAGTATATGCTTGATTTCTTGCGTAAAAAGATAAAGATTGCTTCAGAGCGTTTTTACTATTGTTTGTCTGAATATGGGAACACTGTTTCTAATACAATTCCTATTGCTTTACGAAATGCCATTGATGATAAAACAATTTGTAATAAAAGTCATGTTGTTATAGCCGGCTTTGGTGTTGGGTATTCCTGGGGTGGAACAATCTTACATTTTGATGAGTAG
- a CDS encoding DegT/DnrJ/EryC1/StrS family aminotransferase, which produces MNRKIWLSLAHMSGREQEFIKEAFDTNWVVPLGPNVNAFEKELSQYIGENKYVVALSAGTAALHLGLILLDVKAEDEVICQSFTFAASANPIAYQGARPVFVDSGKDTWNMNPVFLEEAIKDRLRKTGKLPKAIIPVHLYGMPAKMDEIVSIADHYGIPILEDAAEALGSEYKGHKCGSFGHYSALSFNGNKMITTSGGGALICQSAEEAKRIMFYATQAREKAPHYQHEKIGYNYRMSNICAGIGRGQMFVLDEHIARRRAIHKLYTEWLKDIPGITVKQNPSVDFNSNFWLTCILVDSQKCGITREDIRLYLEEKNIETRPLWKPMHLQPVFLKASFYGDGTSEHLFEKGLCLPSGPTLTDEDIRFVVDSIVSKVEIRK; this is translated from the coding sequence ATGAATAGAAAAATTTGGCTTTCACTTGCTCACATGTCAGGGCGGGAGCAAGAATTTATTAAAGAAGCTTTCGATACCAATTGGGTTGTTCCCTTAGGCCCGAATGTAAATGCTTTTGAAAAAGAATTATCGCAATATATTGGAGAAAACAAATATGTTGTAGCATTAAGTGCCGGGACGGCAGCACTTCATCTGGGACTTATTCTTTTGGATGTAAAAGCGGAGGATGAAGTAATCTGTCAGAGTTTTACTTTTGCAGCATCTGCTAACCCAATTGCCTACCAGGGAGCAAGGCCTGTATTTGTAGATAGTGGAAAGGATACCTGGAACATGAATCCGGTTTTTCTGGAAGAAGCCATTAAAGACAGGTTACGCAAGACGGGCAAACTGCCTAAAGCCATAATTCCGGTGCATTTATATGGCATGCCGGCAAAGATGGACGAGATAGTTTCCATTGCAGATCACTACGGCATCCCTATTTTGGAAGATGCCGCAGAAGCGTTGGGCTCGGAGTATAAGGGACACAAATGTGGGTCATTCGGTCATTATTCCGCCTTGTCTTTTAATGGCAATAAGATGATTACTACTTCGGGAGGCGGTGCATTGATTTGTCAGAGCGCAGAAGAAGCTAAACGGATTATGTTTTATGCTACCCAAGCACGGGAAAAAGCTCCCCATTATCAACATGAGAAGATTGGATATAATTACCGCATGAGTAATATTTGTGCCGGTATTGGCCGTGGACAGATGTTTGTTTTAGATGAACACATTGCGCGTCGTCGGGCGATTCATAAATTATATACTGAATGGTTGAAAGATATTCCAGGCATTACCGTAAAGCAGAATCCTTCGGTGGATTTTAATTCTAACTTTTGGTTAACCTGTATTTTAGTGGACTCTCAAAAGTGTGGGATAACCAGAGAAGATATCCGTTTATATTTGGAAGAAAAGAATATTGAGACGCGTCCCTTATGGAAACCGATGCATTTGCAACCTGTCTTTTTAAAGGCCTCCTTTTATGGGGATGGGACATCTGAACATTTGTTTGAAAAGGGTCTGTGTTTACCTTCGGGGCCTACATTAACAGATGAAGATATTCGCTTTGTAGTTGATTCTATTGTGTCTAAAGTAGAAATAAGGAAATAA
- a CDS encoding Wzz/FepE/Etk N-terminal domain-containing protein: MEERLPVQEEQEIDLIELAGKVWKRRKFVFKAAGLGVIIGLIVAFSIPKEYVTGVKLSPENTEVSKTGQLGGLAAMAGINLGGAVGPDALVPDIYPDIVSSTPFLLELINIPVESADGKKKMSFYEYMDEYQRKAWWGYIISAPFKLIEWVVNLFKEEKIEDTTVDPFHLTKDQEAFIKGIEEKIVVSVDKKSGVITSSVTMQDPLISATVMNVVLENLQNYITDYRTRKAKHDLAFSEKLFKEAKEAYFVAQKAYAKYVDENHNVISARFKTEEERLRNEMTLAYGVYNQMAQQLEMDKIKVQKVTPVYTVIEPAKVAIKATKPNKPMILIGFVFLSIVISVGYILFGETLLNELKNIKNK; this comes from the coding sequence ATGGAAGAACGGTTGCCTGTTCAAGAAGAACAGGAAATAGATTTGATAGAGCTGGCGGGAAAGGTGTGGAAAAGGCGAAAATTTGTCTTTAAAGCAGCCGGATTAGGAGTTATAATAGGTTTGATCGTAGCATTCAGTATTCCCAAGGAATATGTAACGGGAGTCAAGTTAAGTCCGGAGAATACCGAGGTAAGCAAAACGGGTCAACTGGGAGGCTTGGCTGCGATGGCGGGAATTAACTTAGGAGGAGCTGTAGGCCCGGATGCTTTGGTGCCGGATATTTATCCTGATATTGTATCAAGTACTCCTTTTTTGTTGGAATTGATAAACATCCCGGTAGAAAGTGCGGATGGGAAAAAGAAGATGAGCTTCTATGAATATATGGATGAATATCAGAGAAAAGCGTGGTGGGGATATATAATTTCTGCGCCTTTTAAGCTGATAGAGTGGGTTGTAAATCTTTTCAAAGAAGAAAAAATAGAGGATACAACTGTTGATCCTTTTCACTTGACAAAAGATCAGGAGGCTTTCATTAAAGGTATTGAGGAAAAGATTGTAGTAAGTGTGGATAAAAAGTCCGGTGTGATTACTTCCTCTGTTACCATGCAGGATCCATTAATTTCTGCTACCGTTATGAACGTTGTTTTAGAAAATCTTCAAAACTATATAACGGATTACAGAACCCGTAAGGCCAAACATGATTTGGCTTTTAGTGAAAAGCTTTTCAAAGAAGCAAAAGAAGCGTACTTTGTAGCTCAAAAGGCTTATGCGAAATATGTGGATGAAAACCATAATGTCATTTCAGCTCGGTTTAAAACGGAAGAAGAGCGTTTACGCAATGAAATGACCTTGGCTTATGGAGTGTACAACCAGATGGCGCAGCAATTGGAGATGGATAAAATAAAGGTACAGAAGGTCACTCCAGTGTATACTGTTATTGAGCCTGCTAAAGTAGCTATTAAAGCTACGAAACCAAATAAGCCGATGATTTTAATTGGCTTTGTTTTTCTCTCGATAGTAATAAGTGTAGGTTATATCCTCTTTGGAGAGACCTTGCTTAATGAATTAAAGAACATAAAAAATAAGTAG
- a CDS encoding helix-turn-helix domain-containing protein → MKDSYKEIVRSVPNSDCAFKYIELGRGVSLPSWDKEKNRLLFVLEGKLKLSIAEGSFRFLQKGSFVLLSKGEAFKGTGMQPDTRLVIFLFNRVDTVWTSTKIKKLLDASDKKAGKPHEPLLIVRPLEMFLKLIVLYTEEKDIDKSFYANKESELLSLLYAFYSAEELGRMFYPLLHTNLDFKSFVEANYLKVESASELADLAGCSLVTLNRKFKEYFQDTAYQWIIKNKMVLILKRLQTPSGSLAEIAKEFGFYSGSELNRFCQRQFGTSALKLRKQAIGKKPVRKM, encoded by the coding sequence ATGAAAGACTCATATAAAGAAATAGTACGCAGTGTCCCCAATAGCGATTGTGCATTTAAATACATAGAATTAGGACGCGGCGTATCTTTGCCCTCTTGGGATAAGGAAAAGAATAGGTTGTTGTTTGTATTGGAAGGTAAATTAAAGCTTTCTATCGCCGAGGGTTCTTTCCGCTTTTTACAGAAAGGAAGCTTTGTTTTGCTTTCCAAGGGGGAGGCTTTTAAAGGGACAGGGATGCAGCCGGATACCCGTTTGGTGATTTTCCTTTTTAACCGGGTGGATACGGTGTGGACTTCCACAAAAATCAAAAAGCTGCTGGATGCCTCGGATAAAAAAGCTGGAAAGCCCCATGAGCCGTTGTTGATAGTTCGTCCCCTAGAAATGTTTTTAAAGCTAATTGTTCTTTACACGGAAGAAAAAGACATAGACAAATCCTTTTACGCCAATAAAGAAAGCGAACTGTTATCGCTACTTTACGCTTTTTATTCTGCCGAGGAGTTAGGAAGGATGTTTTATCCTCTTTTACACACCAATCTGGATTTTAAAAGCTTTGTGGAGGCAAATTACCTGAAAGTGGAAAGCGCTTCAGAATTGGCTGATCTCGCCGGTTGTAGCCTAGTAACCTTAAATCGTAAATTCAAGGAATATTTCCAGGATACGGCTTACCAGTGGATCATAAAAAACAAAATGGTATTGATCTTAAAGCGTCTTCAGACTCCTTCGGGTTCATTAGCGGAGATTGCCAAGGAGTTCGGTTTTTATTCTGGCTCTGAGTTAAACCGCTTTTGCCAGCGCCAGTTCGGCACTTCGGCTTTAAAACTTCGCAAGCAGGCTATCGGGAAAAAGCCGGTTCGTAAAATGTAG
- a CDS encoding HU family DNA-binding protein translates to MAVKYRTVKRKILTGEEKDKTKVFAIAKTTGVCDLQKLCKLISARSTVSSADVKAVLDGLNWAMDLELQSGNIVQVGELGNFRLSLSSEGANLEEKFDATKIRNANVIFYPGKSLRLTRDEATFTADDVKVVEKAPVPDEGGGDDIL, encoded by the coding sequence ATGGCTGTAAAGTACAGAACAGTAAAAAGGAAAATTTTAACCGGTGAAGAAAAAGACAAAACTAAAGTTTTTGCTATAGCGAAAACTACCGGGGTATGCGATTTACAAAAATTGTGTAAATTGATTAGTGCACGTTCGACCGTGTCGTCGGCCGATGTAAAGGCGGTATTGGACGGATTGAATTGGGCGATGGACTTGGAATTGCAATCGGGCAATATCGTGCAAGTGGGGGAACTTGGGAATTTTCGTTTGTCGTTAAGCTCGGAGGGTGCCAATCTTGAAGAGAAATTTGATGCAACGAAAATCCGGAATGCTAATGTGATTTTTTATCCGGGTAAATCTTTACGTCTGACGCGTGATGAAGCTACTTTTACCGCGGATGATGTGAAGGTAGTAGAAAAAGCGCCGGTGCCTGATGAAGGAGGAGGCGATGATATTTTGTAG
- a CDS encoding N-acetylmuramoyl-L-alanine amidase encodes MRNINLIVIHCSATREDKEYTPEQLNRDHWERGFDCAGYHYYIRKNGKVVHFRPVQSMGAHAKGYNERSIGVCYEGGLDVKGKPADTRTPEQRMMLEKILKELLLRFPNCDICGHRDLSKDKNRDGVISPDEWMKVCPCFDAKNEYRPLVVANQMYLAKLNKQRSKKWRERDFI; translated from the coding sequence ATGAGAAATATTAATTTAATCGTAATTCATTGTTCCGCTACGCGGGAAGATAAGGAATATACACCGGAACAGCTGAATAGAGATCATTGGGAAAGAGGATTTGATTGCGCCGGATATCATTATTATATACGTAAAAACGGGAAAGTCGTACATTTTCGTCCGGTACAGAGTATGGGAGCTCATGCGAAGGGTTATAATGAGAGAAGTATCGGAGTTTGTTACGAAGGGGGATTGGATGTGAAGGGTAAGCCGGCTGATACCCGTACCCCCGAACAAAGGATGATGTTAGAGAAAATACTTAAGGAGTTATTATTGCGTTTTCCGAACTGTGATATTTGTGGTCATAGGGATTTGTCTAAAGATAAAAACCGGGATGGCGTTATTTCGCCGGATGAATGGATGAAAGTTTGTCCTTGTTTCGATGCAAAAAATGAGTATAGACCTTTAGTAGTGGCTAACCAGATGTATTTAGCTAAACTAAACAAACAAAGGAGTAAAAAATGGAGAGAAAGAGATTTCATCTAG
- the prmA gene encoding 50S ribosomal protein L11 methyltransferase yields the protein MNYYKVTFQYKTEIAKEIINDVLASELGEIGFESFISNEEGLDAYIPEKQYDVNLLEERLAAFPLEEVQFLYTKELVPDQDWNEEWEKYYFQPILVAYDCMVRASFHPKVPQVKYDIVIDPRMAFGTGNHETTYLMIKEMLALHVRDEEVLDMGCGTAVLAILAAKRKSRRVVAIDIDEWAYKNALDNIRLNHTPQIEVKLGGAELLKEMEPFDFIFANINRNILLNDIPQYVNCLQPGGLLFLSGFYKQDIPAIEEECNRNGLELMSFTEKNNWVAVRFKKL from the coding sequence ATGAATTATTACAAAGTAACTTTTCAGTATAAGACGGAAATCGCGAAGGAGATAATTAATGATGTGCTGGCTTCTGAATTAGGGGAAATTGGTTTTGAAAGTTTCATAAGTAATGAAGAAGGATTGGATGCCTATATTCCGGAGAAGCAATATGATGTAAATTTATTGGAAGAAAGATTAGCGGCTTTTCCTTTAGAGGAGGTTCAATTCCTGTATACAAAAGAGTTAGTTCCGGATCAGGACTGGAATGAAGAATGGGAAAAATATTATTTTCAACCTATCCTTGTAGCTTATGATTGTATGGTACGGGCTTCTTTTCATCCGAAAGTTCCTCAAGTGAAGTATGATATTGTGATAGATCCCCGGATGGCTTTTGGTACGGGAAACCATGAAACCACTTATTTGATGATTAAGGAAATGCTAGCATTGCATGTAAGGGATGAAGAGGTATTGGATATGGGATGCGGTACTGCGGTTCTAGCTATTCTGGCTGCTAAGAGAAAAAGCCGTCGTGTTGTAGCTATCGACATTGATGAATGGGCTTATAAGAATGCACTCGATAATATCCGGTTAAATCATACTCCGCAGATCGAGGTAAAATTGGGTGGAGCAGAATTATTAAAAGAGATGGAGCCTTTTGATTTTATTTTTGCGAATATTAATAGAAATATTTTATTGAATGATATTCCACAGTATGTAAATTGTTTGCAGCCGGGAGGGTTATTATTCTTAAGCGGTTTTTATAAACAAGATATTCCGGCGATAGAAGAAGAATGTAATCGTAACGGCTTGGAACTTATGTCATTTACGGAAAAAAATAATTGGGTTGCCGTACGTTTTAAGAAGTTGTAA
- a CDS encoding YtxH domain-containing protein, translating into MKNGNLLLGLVLGAAVGAAVTYVLATDKKEEILDAITDGYNKVKDSVKDAVAKIKGDAAELAE; encoded by the coding sequence ATGAAAAATGGAAATTTATTGTTAGGCTTAGTTCTGGGTGCTGCTGTAGGTGCTGCTGTTACGTATGTGTTAGCAACAGATAAGAAAGAAGAAATCCTCGATGCGATAACCGATGGATATAATAAGGTAAAAGATAGTGTTAAAGATGCTGTTGCTAAAATAAAAGGCGATGCAGCAGAACTGGCAGAGTAA
- a CDS encoding phage holin family protein, which yields MEKDSENIFDKLKDDLTAYVKLKLELLKLNTYERIGELTATLSYGLVLLFLAFFSVLFIFISLGFLLGEALDSAAAGFGIVAGIYLVCLGVILLVRNKLREKILNVVIAALMAHDEKKDESDNGQQNTDTTGETDF from the coding sequence ATGGAGAAAGATTCTGAAAATATCTTCGATAAGTTGAAAGACGACCTTACAGCTTATGTGAAGTTGAAGCTTGAACTCCTGAAACTGAACACATACGAAAGGATAGGAGAATTAACTGCTACTCTTTCGTATGGTTTGGTTTTATTGTTTCTGGCTTTTTTTTCCGTATTGTTTATTTTTATTTCTTTGGGGTTTTTACTGGGCGAGGCCTTGGATAGTGCCGCTGCCGGTTTTGGCATTGTAGCGGGCATTTATTTAGTATGCTTAGGAGTTATCTTGCTGGTAAGAAATAAATTACGGGAAAAAATATTGAATGTAGTAATTGCCGCTTTAATGGCGCATGATGAAAAAAAAGATGAATCAGATAATGGACAGCAGAACACGGACACCACAGGAGAAACTGATTTTTGA